One genomic window of Garra rufa chromosome 24, GarRuf1.0, whole genome shotgun sequence includes the following:
- the LOC141300172 gene encoding neuronal acetylcholine receptor subunit alpha-10-like, which translates to MNPSVMLASLQLFVTTGLIPVCLCAQGRYAFKLLNDLFVNYTNALRPVEDTDNIINVTLQITLSQIIDMDERNQILTTYLWIRQVWFDAYLTWNKTDYDGLDTIRIPSSYVWRPDIVLYNNADDQFSSSMETNVVIRHDGQIMWDQPAITKSSCKVDVSYFPFDVQQCRFTFGSWTHNGNQMDLHNALDSADLADFVENVEWEVQGMPAKKNIILYGCCSDPYPDITYILHLKRRASFYIFNLLIPCMMISFLAPLGFYLPADSGEKVSLGVTVLLALTVFQLLVAESMPPSENVPLIGKYYIATMTMITASTALTIFIMNIHHCGPEAQPVPAWARRFILHYLARICFVYDMGESCLSVHTDKPAHKRSNCPLNGQAGGEDFALRVRGVSASEGCSQKIKDQLNENVSPTISPRQGKECHLGWIDGTCVGIDNGEVAGATAERVSESGATRKESAKKREILVESQCLFHQQNILRNIEYIANFYHEQKATQRRNGEWRKVAKVMDRFFMWIFFIMVFLMSLLIIGKAV; encoded by the exons TCTGTTTGTGTGCCCAGGGGAGATATGCATTCAAGCTGCTGAatgatttatttgtgaattacaccAATGCATTGAGGCCTGTGGAGGACACAGACAACATCATTAACGTCACCTTGCAGATCACTCTCTCCCAGATCATTGACATG GATGAAAGAAACCAGATTCTCACAACATACTTGTGGATTCGTCAGGTGTGGTTTGATGCCTACCTCACCTGGAATAAGACAGACTACGATGGGCTTGATACCATCCGTATACCTAGTAGTTATGTATGGAGACCCGATATTGTCCTATATAACAA TGCAGATGACCAGTTCTCCAGCTCTATGGAGACCAATGTGGTGATCCGCCATGATGGCCAGATTATGTGGGATCAGCCGGCAATAACCAAGAGCTCCTGCAAAGTGGATGTGTCTTATTTCCCTTTTGATGTCCAGCAGTGCCGCTTCACCTTTGGCTCTTGGACCCACAATGGCAACCAGATGGATCTTCATAATGCCCTGGACAGTGCTGATCTGGCTGACTTTGTGGAGAACGTGGAGTGGGAGGTTCAGGGAATGCCTGCAAAGAAGAACATTATTCTCTATGGCTGCTGCTCAGACCCCTATCCAGATATCACCTACATACTTCACCTGAAGAGAAGAGCTTCCTTTTATATCTTCAATCTGCTCATTCCCTGCATGATGATCTCCTTTTTAGCTCCGCTGGGCTTCTACCTTCCAGCTGACTCTGGAGAGAAAGTATCTTTAGGGGTCACAGTTTTACTAGCCCTTACTGTCTTCCAGCTTCTGGTCGCTGAAAGCATGCCTCCTTCAGAGAATGTGCCACTCATTG GGAAATATTACATCGCCACAATGACCATGATTACAGCTTCTACAGCCCTGACCATCTTCATCATGAACATACACCACTGCGGTCCAGAGGCTCAACCTGTTCCTGCATGGGCACGTCGCTTTATCCTGCACTACTTGGCTCGAATTTGCTTTGTTTATGATATGGGAGAGAGCTGCCTGTCTGTGCACACAGACAAACCTGCGCATAAGAGAAGCAACTGCCCTTTAAATGGCCAGGCTGGAGGTGAGGACTTCGCTCTGAGGGTACGTGGCGTTTCAGCCAGTGAAGGGTGTTCACAGAAGATAAAAGatcaattaaatgaaaatgtcagTCCAACCATATCACCACGACAAGGCAAAGAGTGCCATCTTGGCTGGATAGATGGTACCTGTGTGGGCATTGACAATGGAGAAGTTGCAGGAGCTACAgcagagagagtgagtgagagcgGAGCAACTAGGAAAGAATCAGCCAAGAAGAGGGAGATACTTGTTGAAAGTCAGTGTTTATTCCATCAGCAAAACATCCTGAGGAATATCGAGTACATTGCTAACTTTTATCATGAACAGAAGGCCACACAGAGACGAAACGGGGAGTGGCGGAAAGTTGCCAAAGTCATGGATCGCTTTTTTATGTGGATATTCTTCATCATGGTCTTCTTAATGAGTTTACTTATTATAGGGAAAGCTGTCTGA